A stretch of the Theileria equi strain WA chromosome 1, complete sequence genome encodes the following:
- a CDS encoding hypothetical protein (encoded by transcript BEWA_026910A) has translation MDGSNGLELDTCMKSHEVAVGTRRYFGHERSIELIKRLKSYLDIYYSNIFFRLDPVLLKKDYSKDGTCSIEALDSLPDRETALEDIVNGSVLYGPSLLALFKIPGGSAIGSLLIFPLSVGVPGCNSNIVSNNLIDAIIGISDDCLKASKEDITRIKSELEIEFKGEETKYSPGVINKFDEHLNCFMDSKSLISVYFDTKDFCLYEINFSSALNYM, from the coding sequence ATGGATGGAAGTAATGGACTGGAATTAGACACGTGTATGAAGAGTCACGAGGTTGCTGTTGGTACGAGGCGATATTTCGGTCATGAACGCTCCATTGAACTCATTAAAAGGCTTAAAAGTTACCTAGACATCTACTACAGCAACATCTTTTTCAGGTTGGACCCAGTCCTGCTGAAGAAGGACTACTCCAAAGATGGGACGTGCTCAATAGAAGCTCTTGACTCGCTTCCAGATCGCGAAACAGCTCTAGAGGATATCGTTAATGGGTCTGTGCTTTATGGACCGTCGTTGCTGgctcttttcaaaattccTGGAGGATCGGCAATCGGCTCCTTGTTGATATTTCCCCTATCGGTAGGTGTCCCGGGATGTAACAGTAACATCGTTTCAAACAACCTCATTGACGCTATAATTGGAATCTCGGATGATTGTCTAAAGGCTAGCAAAGAGGATATTACCAGGATTAAAAGTGAGCTTGAGATTGAATTCAAGGGAGAGGAAACGAAATATAGCCCCGGAGTAATaaataaatttgatgagCACCTAAATTGCTTTATGGATTCTAAATCGCTGATTTCCGTTTACTTTGATACAAAGGATTTTTGTCTATACGAAATAAATTTTTCCTCCGCTCTAAATTACATGTGA